A single window of Anopheles moucheti chromosome 2, idAnoMoucSN_F20_07, whole genome shotgun sequence DNA harbors:
- the LOC128298582 gene encoding uncharacterized protein LOC128298582, with amino-acid sequence MKLILFALGGILYASLQQPINASDASMLADEEEKLGDRGPLLVDNYIPVTMQILHHCIEMIQYEPTMVAEVEKNPTTTTRRPATTTASTSPASVATSTMKSPEDSPLSTAKPADTTLYPTSPHKPGYYGPEKPPPTVVATAQQTSTTSTTTTETPKVNESPSAASLLWSDKPFAEWFLQNKRKKMQQSSLLNVQFLDPLPLKVLQEFNREPYEPLALRPEDNANEFRRLYDDSYRGPIAVLVLEKGTKKGGKKRVPPTKPYLHMLVLYDLLKREAKKNMYSIYEGYSEAILSELEQMNFPTAKDQLHYALTQLLERKDIEKSDVVSRAKQMITDLNTRNSAITMVLEVVPPLQFGL; translated from the exons ATGAAGTTAATCCTGTTCGCTTTGGGTGGTATTTTGTACGCGTCGTTACAACAACCG ATAAATGCATCGGATGCTAGCATGTTAGCAGATGAGGAGGAAAAGTTGGGCGACAGGGGACCTTTGCTGGTGGATAACTATATTCCCGTAACGATGCAGATATTGCACCACTGTATCGAGATGATACAGTACGAACCAACGATGGTTGCCGAAGTAGAGAAAAATCCCACAACCACCACTCGACGACCTGCCACAACAACTGCCTCAACTTCGCCTGCTAGTGTGGCAACTTCTACCATGAAGTCTCCGGAAGATAGCCCATTGTCTACGGCCAAGCCCGCAG ATACAACCCTGTACCCCACTAGCCCCCATAAACCGGGCTATTACGGGCCGGAGAAACCTCCACCAACAGTTGTGGCCACGGCGCAGCAAACATCCACAACCAGCACTACGACAACCGAGACGCCCAAAGTGAACGAAAGTCCTTCCGCCGCTAGTTTGCTGTGGAGTGACAAACCATTTGCGGAATGGTTCTTGCAAAACAAGCGCAAAAAGATGCAGCAGAGCT CCTTGCTGAACGTACAATTTCTGGATCCTTTACCGCTGAAGGTGCTGCAGGAGTTCAACCGGGAACCGTATGAACCGCTTGCACTGCGGCCGGAAGATAACGCTAACGAGTTCCGCCGTCTGTATGATGATAGTTATCGTGGGCCCATCGCTGTGCTCGTGCTGGAGAAGGGCACTAAGAAGGGTGGCAAAAAGCGTGTACCGCCAACGAAACCGTATCTGCATATGCTCGTGCTGTACGATCTCTTGAAGCGCGaggcaaagaaaaatatgtacaGCATCTACGAG GGATATTCGGAGGCTATTCTAAGCGAATTGGAACAGATGAACTTCCCGACCGCAAAAGATCAGCTACACTACGCTCTAACACAACTGTTGGAACGAAAGGATATCGAAAAGTCGGACGTCGTTTCACGTGCGAAACAGATGATTACTG ACTTAAACACACGCAATAGCGCAATAACGATGGTGCTGGAAGTTGTGCCACCGCTGCAGTTTGGATTGTGA